The DNA segment AGCATAAACACACTGCTCAGCACAAAAATTATAATCAATACGCCAAACCCCATGGTCAGCCGTTTTCCGATATTCCAATCTTTCATCATGTTTACCTCATTCAATGGTTGTTAATAAATTGCCGCTTCACGGGTCTGTAGAGACGCACTATAGCAGGTCTGTAGAGACGCGCTATAGCACGTCTCTACGATTCTCAGGCAGAAGATTTTTTTGGAAATTTTGCATAATTATTTAATCATACCCCTCTCACGTAATCAGGCTCTGGATCGTATCCAGCAACACGGCCTGATCAAATTCCCCTTTGACGATGTAGGCGTTCGCGCCGGAATCAATCCCTTTGCGTTTCATTTCGGGCGATGCCAGCGATGAAACAATAATCACAGGAACACCACTGTAAGTTTGAGACGCTTTCAATTTTTTTGTGAGTTCAAACCCATTGATACCGGGCATTTCAACATCAACGACCAACAGTTGATAACTGGTTTGTTCCACTTTTTCCAGTGCGTCTTCTCCACTGACAGCCAGATCCACCTTATAGCCCGCAGATTCAAGGATGGTTTTTTCCATCATCCGGGTGGTGAGCGAATCATCCACGATCAGAATCTGGTGGATGACTTTTGCTTCAATCTGTTCGGTGGGTTCTGTGCTTTGAGGACTGACACCATGAGAATTGCGGATCATTTCTGAGGGATCCAGAATCAACACAGGAAAACCATTGCCTAAAATAGTCGCGCCGCTGACATTCGGAATTTTTTTAATATGATTGCCCAGATTTTTTACAATCACTTCCTTGATGCCCAGCAATTTTTCAATGGCAAACGCAACCCGCTCTCCTCTCGAATGAACAACCACCACAGGCCTCTTGCGGTTGGCCGTTTTTCGACCGGGCAAATTCATCAAATGGTTCAGTGGAATCAGTGGAATGACTTGTCCGTCGTAGTTGATGACTTCCTGATTGCCTTCTGTTTCAATATCGTCCAGAGTGATTCTCAAAATTTTTGCTATGGCTGACAGCGGGACCAGCATGTTTTCGCCACCGCTTTCAAGGAACAGACAGGGTAAATTCATGAGACTCCGGGGAAACTGAATGATGAAACGGGCATAGCTTCCGATTTTTGTTTCAATGATCAGATTCCCTTTCAATTGAGCCACCGAACTGGCCACAACATCCATCCCGATTCCACGGCCTGAAACACTGGTCAGAATTTCCGCAGTGGAAAAACCCGGTGCCAGAATCAGATACAGCAAATCTCTGGGCGACATTTCTTCCAGTTGTTTTTTATCCTTCAATTTTCTATGGAGGGCTGTTTGCCGGATTTTTTCATGATCAATTCCGCGTCCATCATCTTCGCATGCAATAGAAAAGCCGCTTCCCTGCCGTTCCAGAGTTAACCGGATTTTGCCTGCGGGTGGTTTTCCCAGGGCAAGACGCTCTTCAGGGGACTCAATGCCATGGTCTATCGCATTGCGGATGATATGGATGAGTGGTGCTTTCATGTCATCGAGAATTTGTTTGTCAACCTCGATTTCTCCACCAAGGACTTCCAGAACAGCTTCTTTTCCCAACTCCCGTCCCAGGGAACGAACCATCAGGCCAAAACCTGAAAACAGACTTTCCGCGGGAAGCATCCGGGCCTTGAAGGCATGATCCTGCAAGCCCTGACTGATGGAGTGTGTCAATTTCAGATCTTGTTTGAACACTTCCGCAAATTCAGATATTTTATCCTGAATCTGTTTTTGAATATTCAGACCTTTGTTCACCTGTGAAACCGCCTCTTTGACGCGTCCGCTTTTACCTATCAGTTGTTGCAACTCCGGTGCTTCCACAAAATTCTGCCATTGTTGTAGCATGGGTGAAGCCTGTCGGGCAAGTTTGTGAATTTCATGAAGCGTGTGGGTTTTGTTTTCCAACCGGATTTTATTGATGATCAGTTCACCGCTCAGATTCATGATGGTGTTCAGTCGTGTCAGATCCACTCGAATCGTCTGTTCTTCCACCGGTGTTTCCGGGGTTTGGGAATGGCTGTTGTCCGTTTGAACAGCAGGTTCTGTCATAGCCGGGGTTTTCAGTTCCTGATTCACTGGTGCCGGGATTATTTCCGCAGGTTGTGGTTCTTGCTGTTTTGCAGGTTCGGGAATCTGATTTTTAAGGGAAAGGTCCCGGTTGAGGCCACTCGAATTGCCCACAACAGCAGATTGTGCTGGTTCTGCGGTCTTGTTTGCCGGCAATGCCGGTTCCAATGCGGCAGGATGTCCGGGATCAAATTTTCTGAGAATGTCACTCACATCCGTTTCCGGATTCTCACCCTTTTCAAGTTTTGTCACAATGAGGTCAATGCCCCGTAGGCCTTCAAAACAAAGCTCAATCTGCGCTGTGGATAAGGGGGTGGTTCTGGCATGATCCAGCAGGGATTCCAGGTGATGTGATATCTCCCCAATCGTGTTCAGTTGAACCAGTCTGGAGGCGCCTTTCAGCGTGTGTGCCGCACGGAAAACCTTGTTCAATACATTGCTGTCTTCCGGGGTGGTTTCCAGTGAAATCAATCCCTGATTCAATGTTCCCAGCAATTCCCGGGCTTCAATCTTGAAGAATCGGTAGATGTCTTTTTGTGCCAATTTCCCTCCGGAAAATCATTCAAAAATTGTTTCAAAAAATTTCCTGCTGTAAATAAGTTGGTGATGAAATCCTGTGATCCGCCACGATGTCATCCCCGTGAAAACGGGGATCCAGGAGTGCGCCGATGGATTCCGTGTCAAGCACGGAATGACACCGCGCGATGGCTTGAATCGGTTGCCGTCACCAGAAAATTTACAGCAACAAAAATTTCCTGACGTCTCGTCTGGAACCGTTCCCTGTAGAGACGGGTTTGAAACCCGTCTCTACCGATGGTGCCCTTCCACGGCTCCTTGGCAAACCACCGGAGGTGGGATAAGGCTGGTTCCCCACCAGAGGTAGGGAACCAGAAAAAATGGTTAAAAATTTATGGTCGAGTACGTACCTGTTCTGTTTATGGATCATCCGGTCTGCGCTTCCTGAGATTCTAATAAATTGGGCAAATTCAACAGAATAACGAGTTCATTATTCCAGAACAGTGTTCCGTCAACCCAATCATTTTTCAGCGTGTGACTGGCCTGGCTTGTTCTCCGGATCGAGTCAACCTCAATATCCAGAATTCCATGGACCATGTCGATGATCAACCCGGTCTGAAAGCGCAGGTTTTTGGTAATGACGATCCGTTTTGAATCCTCATCGTTCAAGGGGGAAACCCTTAAAATGGAATGAATTTTTGAAACCGACACGATTTCACCACTGAGATTGATGATGCCCTCAATGATCACAGGGGCCGTTGGAATTCGGGTCACATGCGGAACCTTGATGATTTCCTGAATGTAATGGAGGTCGATGGCATATTTTTCTCTGCCAAACTGTCCCACCATCATTTTCCGTGTTTCAGAAATGGTCTGTTGAAGGGGTCTGGTCAAATTTTCATCAAAACTGGTTCTCAGTTCATGGAGCGTTTGTTCCAGATCAGCAATATGTTTCATGGCTTGTATCCTTGTTCAATCATGTCTCAGCCGGGAGTTGTTCTGAAGAAACGAGCAACCGCGGAAGTTCGCCGGATTGTATGATCTGCTGGATTTCTTCGGTGTTTATCAATTTTCGCGTATTGAGAATGAGTGTCAATTGTGCTCCGTTTTTGAATACACTTTGTATGTAGGGATTGGACATCACTTCAGGCGGTTTTTCCAAATTCAGTGTTTCCACATTCATGAAGCCTTCAATCCAGTCCACAGTCAAACAGATAACCCCCTTTTCAGCTTTCAGTGCCAGCAACCTTGATGCTCTGGTGCTTGCCTGAACTGGAAACCGAAACAAGCGGCGAGCATTGATCACAGGCGACAAGGTTCCTCTCAAATTGACCAGGCCTTCAAAAAAATCAGCCGAACGTGCTACGGGTGTCACCCGGATGCAACGTGAAATCATCATTAAATCAAGGATGTTGACCCCAAAGCGAAGTTCGCCAATACCGAAAATCAGAATACGCTCAATTGCTGATTCCCTGTTCACATCATTCTCCTGCATATCGCCTCATACTGATCAATCCAAGGGTGACGGGATGTGCCACCGCATGTGTTTCGAAAGAAACGGTGCCTGCGAGTTGTTGGCAAAAATCAAGCCATGTAAAATTTGTGATGAAATCTTTTTCATGATTTTTGAAACAAAAAAATGTTTCTGAAGAGGACCAAAATCGGGACTGCCTCTATTGGAATTACCCAAACCGGGCATTGTTGTCCAGAACAGTTTTTATAATTTCCCTTTACCTCTTATATCCTGAAATGTTATGGACGAATCATGGCCTGTTGACTAAACAAATCAGCAGCAGAAATTCTTTAAATCAGTTTCCAATCCAATGCTCGAAAGGGGGTTATATGCAAACGCCATTGTATTCAGTCACTTCCAAAATAAATAAAGCGGTTTCCCGTTGTCTTGTGTGGGGACTTCTGCTGAGTGGATTGTTGATGCCTTTTCAACTTTTCGCCTTTCCAACTCCCTGTGATTCCTGCAATTTCAAGGTCAACTCCCTGGAAACACCGTTCAAACTCAGTGGCACCTGGTTGTTCACGAGGGATGATCAGCCTGAAAACAAAAATTCCGAACTGGCTATTGAAAACTGGAAAACAGTCAAAACCCCCGGACCCTGGAAGAAGGTTTATAACGATGGCAAAAACTTCACTGTAGGTTGGTATCGCGGGTATTTCGAGTTTGCTCCCGGGCTGATCGGCAAGGAAGTCGTGATGCTGGTTGATACTTACATGGGACGCATGACAGTGTGGCTTGACGAGAATGAAATCTTTCATCGGGGAGAATCCAACGCAACCCAACGCTATTATTCCATTCAGCCTGTACCGCTTCGGTTCAAGGTGACACAAACGCACCATGTGGTGGCCTTGAGGGTTGAAACGATCCTGATGACAGGGGTTTATCAGCTTCCGTTTCAACTCAGGGAATATCGCCAGAATGATCCATTTCTGGCCCTTGCCGCATTATGGGGCGGAGAAGTCAGATTGATCGCGGCCCACGTGATTTTCTTTTTCGGTCTGTTCTTCCTGCTGGTCTATGCCAAAACCCGCTATTTGCTGTATCTGGTAGCCGCCTGTGCCAGTCTCCTGATTTACACTTTTTTCGCGTTTCCCGGCGAAGCGTTTCTCAAGTTTTTCTCTCCGGAAACATTGTTGATCATGCATTACACCGGAATCGGACTGATGGCGTTATCCCATTATTATTTTGCCCAGTTCTTTTTCCGTGCCACACCTCGAATGAACATCGTTCACGCCGTTGTGATCGGAGTGCTGTGTTTGCTGTTTATCTCTCAAACCATGCTGTTTAATCTTAAACTGTTCCAGATCATCCGCAGTATCATGTTGCTTTATTCACTAGCGTTGGCCTTTGGTTTTGCATACATGTACATCATCGCTGTGATCAGAAAGAAAAAATACGCAACCATTTTAATGTTCGGCGAACTTTTTTTTGTGTTCACCTGTGTGCATGATGTGCTGATCGCCCTGGGACTGATTGATTCCATTGCCATGATTTTTACCGGATGTCTGGTCGCGACCATTTCGATGTTGTGGGTTGCGAGTAATCTGTTTGCCGATACCTTTGTGGAAAACAAGGAAATGAACGCGCACCTCGAAGAAATGAATCTTCATCTGGAAGATCTCGTGGATGAGCGCACCAAACAATTGCGACAGAAAACCAATGACATTGTCAACATCATGGAAAACCTGCCTGAAGGGGTGCTGACCGTGACGCCCCAAA comes from the SAR324 cluster bacterium genome and includes:
- a CDS encoding hybrid sensor histidine kinase/response regulator; translation: MAQKDIYRFFKIEARELLGTLNQGLISLETTPEDSNVLNKVFRAAHTLKGASRLVQLNTIGEISHHLESLLDHARTTPLSTAQIELCFEGLRGIDLIVTKLEKGENPETDVSDILRKFDPGHPAALEPALPANKTAEPAQSAVVGNSSGLNRDLSLKNQIPEPAKQQEPQPAEIIPAPVNQELKTPAMTEPAVQTDNSHSQTPETPVEEQTIRVDLTRLNTIMNLSGELIINKIRLENKTHTLHEIHKLARQASPMLQQWQNFVEAPELQQLIGKSGRVKEAVSQVNKGLNIQKQIQDKISEFAEVFKQDLKLTHSISQGLQDHAFKARMLPAESLFSGFGLMVRSLGRELGKEAVLEVLGGEIEVDKQILDDMKAPLIHIIRNAIDHGIESPEERLALGKPPAGKIRLTLERQGSGFSIACEDDGRGIDHEKIRQTALHRKLKDKKQLEEMSPRDLLYLILAPGFSTAEILTSVSGRGIGMDVVASSVAQLKGNLIIETKIGSYARFIIQFPRSLMNLPCLFLESGGENMLVPLSAIAKILRITLDDIETEGNQEVINYDGQVIPLIPLNHLMNLPGRKTANRKRPVVVVHSRGERVAFAIEKLLGIKEVIVKNLGNHIKKIPNVSGATILGNGFPVLILDPSEMIRNSHGVSPQSTEPTEQIEAKVIHQILIVDDSLTTRMMEKTILESAGYKVDLAVSGEDALEKVEQTSYQLLVVDVEMPGINGFELTKKLKASQTYSGVPVIIVSSLASPEMKRKGIDSGANAYIVKGEFDQAVLLDTIQSLIT
- a CDS encoding chemotaxis protein CheW is translated as MKHIADLEQTLHELRTSFDENLTRPLQQTISETRKMMVGQFGREKYAIDLHYIQEIIKVPHVTRIPTAPVIIEGIINLSGEIVSVSKIHSILRVSPLNDEDSKRIVITKNLRFQTGLIIDMVHGILDIEVDSIRRTSQASHTLKNDWVDGTLFWNNELVILLNLPNLLESQEAQTG
- a CDS encoding chemotaxis protein CheW; this encodes MQENDVNRESAIERILIFGIGELRFGVNILDLMMISRCIRVTPVARSADFFEGLVNLRGTLSPVINARRLFRFPVQASTRASRLLALKAEKGVICLTVDWIEGFMNVETLNLEKPPEVMSNPYIQSVFKNGAQLTLILNTRKLINTEEIQQIIQSGELPRLLVSSEQLPAET